The Lacrimispora xylanolytica genome has a segment encoding these proteins:
- a CDS encoding MarR family winged helix-turn-helix transcriptional regulator, whose amino-acid sequence MKPVGGTEDEHIENPHSKRRSVMHSYMKIMKLHRCILEMRLKYTGVYRSQHQILMILADHTNLSQKELAERLYVSTATIAVTVKKLEKGGYITRIVDQNDNRINKLCLTEEGRHMVKISREFFKNVESQMFHDFSEDELTVMEQFMNRIYKNLTEIPMDKDMTERED is encoded by the coding sequence ATGAAACCAGTAGGCGGAACTGAGGACGAACACATCGAAAACCCTCATTCCAAGCGGAGAAGTGTAATGCACAGCTATATGAAGATCATGAAACTGCACCGCTGCATTCTGGAGATGCGTTTAAAATATACCGGTGTATATCGCAGCCAGCATCAGATATTAATGATACTGGCAGACCATACCAATCTATCACAAAAGGAGCTGGCCGAGCGCCTGTATGTATCAACTGCCACCATAGCGGTGACAGTAAAGAAGTTGGAAAAGGGAGGATATATTACCCGGATTGTTGATCAGAATGATAATCGTATCAACAAACTTTGCCTGACAGAAGAAGGCAGGCATATGGTCAAGATCAGCAGAGAATTTTTTAAGAACGTAGAGTCCCAGATGTTTCATGATTTTTCAGAAGATGAATTGACTGTCATGGAACAATTTATGAATCGAATTTACAAAAATTTAACTGAAATTCCTATGGATAAGGATATGACAGAAAGAGAGGATTGA
- a CDS encoding RnfABCDGE type electron transport complex subunit D — MTQSLTISSSPHTRSQVTTPNIMFDVAIALIPASAYGVYQFGIKAALILFISVISCVLSEFVYQSLMDRPVTVSDGSALVTGMILGLNMPPSISLWIPFLGGIFAIIVVKQLYGGIGQNFMNPALAARCFLLISFAGEMTTFTYHDAVVSPTPLAALKAGQSVDLTAMFIGKIPGSMGEVSVIALLIGAVYMLIRKVITLRIPAAYLITFALFVFIFGQQDISYVLAHLCGGGVIFGAFFMATDYSSSPITSKGQILFGILLGILTGLFRLFGGSPEGVSYAIILSNLLVPLIEEISFPIPLGREKR, encoded by the coding sequence ATGACTCAATCATTAACGATATCATCATCACCACATACTAGGTCCCAGGTAACGACTCCAAACATTATGTTTGATGTTGCAATTGCCTTGATTCCTGCATCTGCATATGGCGTTTACCAGTTTGGTATAAAAGCAGCACTTATTTTATTTATCAGTGTAATCTCCTGTGTGCTCAGTGAATTTGTCTATCAATCCCTGATGGACAGGCCAGTTACGGTAAGTGACGGAAGCGCTCTGGTCACGGGTATGATTCTTGGACTTAATATGCCGCCGTCCATATCCTTATGGATTCCATTTTTAGGCGGTATATTTGCGATAATTGTTGTAAAGCAGCTTTACGGCGGCATCGGTCAGAATTTTATGAATCCGGCCCTGGCTGCCAGATGTTTTCTACTGATATCTTTTGCAGGGGAGATGACTACGTTTACATACCATGACGCGGTTGTAAGCCCAACTCCACTTGCTGCTTTAAAAGCGGGACAATCGGTTGATTTAACCGCCATGTTCATTGGAAAAATACCTGGATCCATGGGGGAAGTATCTGTAATTGCCCTGTTGATCGGTGCTGTTTATATGTTGATTCGCAAGGTAATTACCTTAAGAATTCCAGCAGCTTATCTCATTACCTTTGCCTTGTTTGTATTTATTTTCGGACAGCAGGATATAAGCTATGTTCTTGCCCATTTATGTGGGGGCGGAGTCATCTTTGGTGCATTTTTTATGGCAACAGATTATTCCTCTAGTCCAATCACAAGTAAAGGGCAGATACTATTTGGAATACTTCTGGGAATTTTAACCGGCTTATTCCGGTTATTTGGAGGATCTCCGGAAGGAGTATCTTATGCTATTATCCTTAGTAACCTATTGGTACCGTTAATTGAGGAAATTTCTTTCCCGATTCCATTAGGAAGGGAGAAAAGATAA
- a CDS encoding ABC transporter ATP-binding protein, whose product MKKYWKYIKPYLAAFILAPILMLTEVLGEIILPKLTSMIINNGVAGRDIGYIMRAGAIMVGIAAVMALGGIGGAYFSAKASISFSTDLRRDIFHKVQQFSFKNIDDFSTGSLITRLTNDIQQIQNVIMMSLRLLFRAPGMLIGGLIMAYLMNRQLVMILLVVIPLLLIAIAIILTVAYPRFQAMQKKIDRLNSGVQEALTNVRVIKSFVREDFEKEKFSDTNRDLKEGSLAAMQVVITAFPVMMLAMNITTIAVVWYGGNLIIAGKMPVGDLTAFTIYIVQILMSLMMLSMVFLQASRAMASLKRVNEVLSTEIDLSDEDAAYKAATVTEGRVEFRDVSFQYLKGKEDMVLKKISFTAEPGETIGIIGSTGSGKTSLVQMIPRLYDADEGKVLVDGIDVKDYSLRNLRESVAMVLQQNVLFSGTIEENLRWGDESATMEDIIEMAESAQANGFITNFKDGYETDLGQGGSNVSGGQKQRLCIARALLKRPKILILDDSTSAVDTATEAKIRECFQTTLKDTTKFIIAQRIGSVEKADKIIVLDEGEIVGMGSHDDLMKSCEAYQEIYFSQRDRKKEVGA is encoded by the coding sequence TTGAAGAAATATTGGAAATATATAAAACCCTATCTTGCGGCATTTATACTGGCTCCCATCTTGATGCTTACAGAGGTCTTGGGAGAAATTATACTTCCTAAGCTCACTTCTATGATCATCAACAATGGGGTTGCCGGCAGGGATATCGGTTATATCATGCGGGCAGGAGCCATCATGGTAGGTATTGCGGCAGTGATGGCTTTGGGAGGAATCGGAGGAGCTTATTTTTCTGCTAAGGCCTCCATTAGCTTTAGTACGGATTTGAGAAGGGACATCTTTCATAAGGTCCAGCAGTTTTCCTTTAAGAATATTGATGATTTCAGCACAGGATCACTGATTACCAGGTTGACCAATGACATTCAGCAGATACAGAATGTAATCATGATGAGCCTTCGTCTTTTGTTTCGTGCACCTGGTATGCTGATCGGCGGTCTGATTATGGCATATTTAATGAACCGTCAGCTGGTGATGATACTGCTTGTGGTAATTCCCCTTCTTTTGATTGCGATTGCCATTATATTAACAGTGGCATATCCCCGCTTCCAGGCAATGCAAAAGAAAATCGACCGGTTAAATTCTGGTGTACAGGAAGCCCTTACCAATGTCCGGGTCATCAAATCATTTGTTCGGGAAGATTTTGAAAAAGAAAAATTCAGCGATACCAACCGGGATTTAAAGGAAGGCAGCCTTGCAGCCATGCAGGTTGTAATTACAGCTTTTCCGGTCATGATGCTGGCTATGAATATCACGACCATCGCCGTTGTTTGGTATGGGGGAAATTTAATTATTGCAGGTAAGATGCCGGTAGGTGATTTAACTGCATTTACAATTTATATTGTACAGATATTAATGTCCCTTATGATGCTGTCCATGGTATTTTTACAGGCTTCACGCGCCATGGCATCCTTAAAACGTGTCAATGAAGTTCTAAGTACAGAGATTGATTTATCTGATGAAGACGCAGCATATAAAGCTGCTACCGTAACAGAGGGCAGAGTCGAATTTAGGGATGTGAGCTTCCAGTATCTTAAAGGTAAGGAAGATATGGTCTTAAAGAAAATAAGTTTTACTGCAGAACCGGGGGAGACTATTGGTATTATCGGGTCCACAGGAAGCGGTAAAACGTCTCTGGTGCAGATGATTCCAAGGCTTTATGACGCTGATGAGGGTAAAGTACTGGTGGATGGCATCGATGTGAAGGATTATTCTCTTAGAAATCTAAGAGAAAGTGTTGCCATGGTTTTACAGCAGAATGTCTTATTCTCAGGTACCATAGAAGAGAACTTAAGGTGGGGAGACGAGAGTGCCACCATGGAAGATATTATAGAGATGGCTGAAAGCGCCCAGGCCAACGGGTTTATTACAAACTTTAAAGATGGTTATGAGACCGATCTTGGGCAAGGCGGCTCCAATGTATCCGGCGGACAAAAACAAAGGCTTTGTATTGCTAGAGCCCTGTTAAAAAGACCTAAAATACTCATTTTAGATGACAGCACCTCTGCAGTGGACACGGCAACAGAAGCTAAAATACGCGAATGCTTTCAGACTACTTTAAAGGATACGACAAAGTTTATTATAGCTCAAAGAATTGGTTCCGTAGAAAAAGCAGATAAGATAATTGTGTTAGATGAAGGGGAAATCGTTGGCATGGGTTCACACGATGACTTAATGAAGTCTTGTGAGGCATATCAGGAGATTTACTTTTCCCAGAGAGACCGGAAAAAGGAGGTGGGCGCATAA
- a CDS encoding ABC transporter ATP-binding protein has protein sequence MDNAQRVESLKRRYGRSLPPAKHKGGMGGKKMMKTGTPKNTKATIKRLLSYLNEFKIRMGAALFAVVVGTLAQLSGAYMLRPIINQFIAPTDGSPGDVPGLLRGILLMAAVMLIGVAANYVQARLMLTVAQNALQKIREDLFGKMQTLPVRFYDTNNNGDLISRFSNDVDTIGQMLSSTLVQLFSGALSIVGTLLLMIYTNIWLTLVTVVLVPIMINAGKAIAMRSQKYFSAQQASLGAVNGYIEETISGQKVVKVFCHEDVAEEEFEILNEDLRNNMIHAQFFGGVIMPVMGNLSQLNYTLTACVGGLLCVLRGFDVGGLTVFLSFSRQFSRPINEISMQLSNVFSALAGAERVFAIMDEEPEPEDDKDAEVLEPMKGFVELKNVTFGYNPDKVILKDISLYAKPGQKIAFVGSTGAGKTTITNLVNRFYDIQGGEITIDGKNIRHLKKENLRQNIAMVLQDTHLFTGTVMENIRYGRLDATDEEVIEAAKTASAYSFIMRLPSGFDTVLEGDGANLSQGQRQLLNIARAAISKAPILILDEATSSVDTRTEKHIETGMDRLMADRTTFIIAHRLSTVRNSDAIMVLENGEIIERGDHEDLLAQKGRYYQLYTGAVELD, from the coding sequence ATGGATAATGCACAAAGAGTTGAAAGTTTAAAGCGGCGTTATGGACGTTCTCTGCCTCCTGCAAAACATAAAGGCGGCATGGGCGGGAAAAAAATGATGAAGACTGGAACGCCTAAGAATACAAAAGCAACCATCAAACGACTCCTGTCCTATTTAAATGAATTCAAAATCAGAATGGGTGCGGCTCTTTTTGCCGTTGTAGTTGGAACCCTGGCACAGCTTTCAGGAGCCTACATGCTAAGGCCTATTATTAATCAGTTCATTGCACCAACCGATGGAAGCCCAGGTGATGTACCAGGTCTGTTAAGAGGAATTCTGTTAATGGCAGCAGTGATGCTGATCGGTGTAGCGGCAAACTATGTACAGGCCAGGCTTATGCTGACCGTTGCCCAGAATGCATTGCAGAAAATAAGAGAAGATCTTTTTGGTAAAATGCAGACATTGCCGGTACGGTTTTATGACACCAATAACAATGGTGATCTCATCAGCCGTTTCAGCAACGATGTGGATACCATTGGACAGATGTTAAGCTCTACCCTGGTTCAGCTTTTTTCAGGAGCGCTTAGTATTGTAGGAACTCTGCTTCTTATGATATATACCAATATCTGGCTGACCCTTGTAACGGTTGTCCTTGTTCCCATTATGATCAATGCGGGTAAGGCAATCGCAATGAGGAGCCAGAAATACTTCTCAGCCCAGCAGGCTTCTTTAGGAGCTGTAAACGGATATATTGAAGAGACAATCAGCGGCCAGAAGGTAGTAAAGGTGTTCTGTCATGAGGATGTGGCGGAAGAAGAATTTGAAATTTTAAACGAAGATTTAAGAAATAACATGATACATGCTCAGTTTTTCGGCGGAGTCATTATGCCTGTTATGGGAAATTTAAGCCAGCTTAACTATACCCTGACTGCATGCGTAGGCGGACTCTTATGCGTGCTCCGTGGCTTTGATGTGGGTGGTCTCACCGTATTTTTATCCTTCTCCAGACAATTCAGCCGTCCAATCAATGAAATATCCATGCAGCTCAGCAATGTTTTCTCTGCACTTGCAGGAGCAGAGCGTGTGTTTGCCATCATGGATGAAGAGCCGGAACCAGAAGATGATAAGGATGCTGAGGTTCTGGAGCCAATGAAAGGTTTTGTAGAGTTAAAGAACGTTACCTTCGGATATAACCCGGATAAGGTGATACTAAAAGACATCAGTCTTTATGCAAAACCCGGCCAGAAGATTGCCTTTGTAGGATCGACGGGAGCTGGAAAAACTACCATCACCAATCTGGTTAACCGATTTTACGATATTCAGGGTGGTGAAATCACCATTGACGGCAAGAATATCCGTCATTTAAAAAAGGAGAATCTGCGACAGAATATTGCCATGGTTCTCCAGGACACTCATTTATTTACCGGAACTGTTATGGAAAATATCCGCTACGGAAGACTGGATGCCACCGATGAAGAAGTCATCGAAGCTGCAAAAACAGCTTCCGCTTATTCCTTTATCATGCGGCTTCCCTCCGGTTTCGACACGGTGCTAGAGGGAGATGGAGCAAATTTAAGCCAGGGACAGAGGCAGCTTTTAAACATAGCAAGGGCTGCTATTTCGAAGGCACCGATTCTTATCCTTGACGAAGCTACCAGTTCTGTAGATACCAGAACAGAAAAGCATATTGAAACAGGAATGGACCGGTTGATGGCCGATCGGACCACCTTTATCATAGCTCACCGTTTGTCAACCGTTCGAAATTCCGATGCCATTATGGTGCTGGAAAATGGTGAGATCATTGAGCGGGGAGATCATGAGGATTTATTGGCTCAAAAAGGCCGTTATTACCAACTTTATACAGGAGCAGTAGAACTGGATTAA
- the rsxC gene encoding electron transport complex subunit RsxC: protein MGLPTFKGGVHPYEGKELSENKPVVLLQPKGEMVFPLSQHIGAPAKPLVETGDKVLMGQKIGEMDGAISACIISSVSGTVKGIEPRKTAGGSMVPSIIIENDGEDKSVESFGIKRDPEALSKEEIRNIIKESGIVGLGGAGFPTYVKLTPRDDAKIDTVIVNGAECEPYLTSDYRMLMEEPEKLIKGLRIILRLFEHAKGVIAIENNKPEAIKRLKELVQDEPGITVCPLSTKYPQGWERTLIQSVTGRRVSADMLPAEVGCIVDNVDTVISIYNAVAESTPLIRRIITVTGDAIENPQNYNVRIGSSYEQLVEASGGFKMEPKKLISGGPMTGKALEDIDIPVTKVTSSLVCMADDEGTLDPVTSCIRCARCVSVCPGRIVPQQMVIAAVHSDTERYLKLKGTDCCECGSCSYICPARIPLTETFINMNRRLSEAETAVRRKKK, encoded by the coding sequence ATGGGTTTGCCTACATTTAAAGGCGGCGTTCATCCTTATGAAGGAAAAGAATTGTCTGAAAATAAACCGGTGGTCTTGCTTCAACCAAAGGGAGAGATGGTATTTCCTTTGTCCCAGCATATCGGTGCTCCCGCAAAACCTTTGGTAGAAACAGGGGATAAGGTTTTAATGGGTCAGAAGATTGGTGAAATGGATGGCGCTATTTCAGCCTGTATTATTAGTTCTGTATCAGGAACTGTAAAAGGCATTGAACCAAGAAAAACAGCAGGTGGTTCCATGGTTCCGTCCATCATTATTGAAAATGATGGTGAGGACAAGTCTGTGGAATCCTTCGGCATAAAAAGGGATCCTGAAGCCTTATCAAAGGAAGAGATCCGGAATATTATAAAAGAATCTGGTATTGTGGGTCTTGGAGGGGCAGGATTTCCTACCTATGTAAAACTAACACCAAGAGATGACGCCAAAATTGATACGGTCATTGTAAATGGAGCAGAATGTGAGCCATACCTCACTTCGGATTACCGTATGCTGATGGAAGAACCGGAGAAGCTTATAAAAGGGCTTCGTATCATTCTTCGTTTGTTTGAACATGCAAAGGGCGTCATCGCCATTGAAAATAACAAGCCGGAAGCAATCAAAAGACTGAAAGAGCTGGTTCAGGACGAGCCTGGAATCACCGTATGTCCGTTGTCGACTAAGTATCCCCAGGGCTGGGAGCGAACTCTTATCCAGAGTGTGACCGGAAGAAGAGTAAGCGCAGACATGCTTCCTGCGGAGGTTGGCTGTATTGTAGACAATGTTGACACCGTGATTTCCATTTACAACGCGGTGGCAGAAAGCACGCCTCTGATTCGGAGAATCATAACTGTTACCGGAGACGCGATTGAAAATCCCCAAAACTATAATGTAAGAATTGGAAGCAGCTATGAACAGCTGGTTGAAGCTTCGGGTGGATTTAAAATGGAGCCTAAAAAGCTGATTTCTGGTGGCCCGATGACAGGAAAGGCTCTGGAGGATATAGATATCCCCGTTACGAAGGTAACGTCATCACTAGTTTGTATGGCAGATGATGAGGGAACCCTTGATCCTGTAACGTCTTGTATTCGCTGTGCCAGATGTGTAAGTGTCTGTCCAGGCCGAATCGTCCCTCAGCAAATGGTAATTGCTGCGGTCCACTCAGACACCGAACGGTATTTAAAATTAAAAGGAACAGATTGCTGTGAATGCGGAAGCTGTTCCTATATCTGCCCGGCCAGAATCCCGCTTACTGAGACCTTCATAAACATGAATCGAAGGCTGTCTGAGGCAGAAACAGCGGTCAGGAGGAAGAAAAAATGA